TTTCCTCATAGTCTCACATAATGTGGTAGGTTTTCctgaataaaaatgaaggatGATAGAGAGGAAACAAGCTGACATGTTATAAGGGAACTGTTTCACCATCTACTTTTCTAAGAGAAATCTTTAAACATATCGGCCCGATGTTACCTCTGTGAAATCCATTGGCCTTTTCCCCAAGAGTACAAATAGTGAGATTATCAATAACCAAAGACCAATTTAAGCATGGAACAAAGCCAAAAGCCCGCCGCTTCATCTCTGCCAACAGAGTCTTTCTGCTTGAGCTAAGCCTGAGCCCCACTCCACGCTCAGCAAGGACACCTGCTCCGAGCCAGGAACAAGAAACTCAGGCAGTGATCCTCAAACTTCTATGGTCGGGTCGCCTCCTCTTCTCGAGGACCCTCTTCAATTTATCGCATCCTTGTTGCTCCAAGAACCtctggtttcttaaaaaaacaactttttttacTGTATCCCTCTTTTTCTCTAGTGTTTTCCAGTGTGCTGTCACAACTAATTACATCTTATTGggaatgaattattaaaaggaaatttttttaagtgatttactCCTTTGCCATACAAAATGGAAGTTCCTGTTGGACAAGCCTTTTGTCCTCTTCGGGGAAGATATAGCAGTGTTTATTAAGCTGGTGGTGAAATATGTAGtattttgatacatttaaatGACTAACTGACTAACAGGAATAAAAGTGTACCTTTGAACTCAATGGCAACGAAGTGACTATTAACAGCAGAAGAACTGAAATTAGTGACTGAGAAGTaaataatttctctttgtttGGAGTCCAAGCTTCATTTCTGCATTCTATTCAATTACTGTGGAGTAAGGAACCTTATCCAGAGTATTGGCGTCCTTTTGACATAcatactcagtatcactaatatGAAGACTCTGTAGCTTTATGTTTTCCCATCACATGGCTTTTTGAATATTCTTGATGTTCTGAGTGTGCTTAAGTTCTGATTAGCAAATGTGAGGGATTTTGAACTGACCAGGACGATCTATCTGTGTAAGAGATCACAAGCAAATCTCAGTAATTTAAGCATTTGATTCTGATAATGACAACGGTATTCAAAATCCAGTTTCATACTCAGTGCATATCCCATTTCAGTGGCTTACTGGTGTCAGCTTTGGGTATAGTCTTATTCCCATTGTGTGATGCTTCACTCTCACACCATCTTTTTGACAGGTTTATTAAGATAGAATTTATAAAAACACACAATTCCTTTAAATACACAACtgagtagtttttagtatatttatagtTGTGAAACCATGTCCACTagtatattttacaaatttttattaCTCCTCATAGAGACCCCATATCCATTGGTAGTCattctccatttctccctcttcccagcccctggcaaccactaatctgcttctttctttatttgACTATTCCAAAGTaaccttatttcatttaatgtaaaTGAAAGTATACACTGCGTGGTCTTTTGTGCTGCCTTCTTTCCCTTaacatagtgttttcaaggttcatccctgtgGTACTGTGTATCAGTACTTCCTTaccttttattgctgagtaatactTTTGTTTGGCtatacttcattttgtttatctacaCATCAGTTAATgaccatttgggttgtttccatattagGCTACTGTGGATAATGCTCTACGAGCAATCATGTATATTTTTTGTGTGGACACGTGTTCATTTTTCTTGGTTATaaacctaggagtagaatttgAGGAACATATGattgctttgctttctttcatatcaatatctttttgttgttaaatCTGCACTCCTAGGTTAGTAATCTGTTGTGTTTAATGGATTGAAATGAAGAGAATTTAGtatgagagttaaaaaaaaatgcttaatctGCATGAAGAGATTGTGAGACAATATCTCAAACTTGGGAAAGCATTTCCCAAATTTCTGAAAACATATGCCATTTTAAATACTATGCTTGGGCATTGTTGAGTAATTAATGATTGGAAGATTATTCACATCGTTAGGAAAATGTGCATATGTTTTACTTTGTCATTTAATCATTCTACTGTGGATGTTGAGTTCAGGTACTTTGAATTTGAATGTAGACTTGTACATTTCTGTGCAGTAGAAAGACAATCTCCCAAATTATGACATTATTGCACTATAGGATTTTGATCATTTTGGGGTCTAACCTAGCACTATTACcctaacatttcttttttctccaaaatgtttagaaatagtTCCTCAAGtagttttttgaaagaaatgctgtcTTACTGGTTTCCTTCTCAATTATTTAAACATATCTATGACATGGTTCAGTTAATAACTGTATAAACTatgagttatattttaaaaatttgaaaagctttaaatacattttataatgaagATCTTACATTCTGAATAGGCAAATAATGATCTAtcttatagtatttttaaatttatgagagTAAAGAAACATGTTTCTTCTATTTATCAAgcctttattcttctttctcagattATTGATTTACAAACCCCTCCAAATATTCTTAGGTAAAAACAGCTAGGAAAGAATCAGAGACCATGATCACTATGTCCTACCAGTAATTCTTCACTATGAAAGAGGTTCCACAACTGAGTACCAAACTGCTGgaatcagaaacaaacaaacgacCTTGATCCAGCTATAGATCAGTCACTGCTTGATCTACGACTCAGAAAATGTCACCAGGATgagattttaaattatcttttctcaGTTTTGCCATTTGCATCTTGGACTCTGAACAAGGGTGACTAGTGGGTACAGCAGTTTTTGCAAATAACTTTCTTTAGGGTCAAGTCTAGAGAAAAAAGCACCTTCTTCTCTTACAGAATGCCCAGGAAATGTCTCAATGCAATTTGTCAACCTTGATTATGACAGATGCCATTCAGAACATAAGGCATATTCCTGGGCAGCATAGTTCATTAGAAGCACTCATATTGTTTGtgagttttgaaaaaataatttcacagagGGATTTAGAACAGatacctcaaaaaacaaaaaagggaaatggCTATACAGAACAATACATCAGAAgtacaaacacattttaaaaattttaggaataaacacaatttttagGAATGATAGAGTATAAGagatatatcttttaaaatcagtaacaaggaaattaaattttaaactctATGGAACTGCAAAAGACTCCAGATAGGATGCAAACAGTAAGTCTGAGAAAcaggaagtaaataaaaaagaaaacagggtgTATAAAAGAGGAAGTAAATAAGAGAGTAGTCCAAAGTTATGGGAATTAAACACACTGTCAGATTTGGGTTTTCCAGATACCCCCCAAAACTTAGTAGCATCAAGCAGGACTTATGCATTAATATAGAGAATATTCcttctctgaaatattttcagtACTCAatcttctaaaacaaaacaaaaagaaaaaaagaattaccatttttttcattgaaaactgttTAGGAGCAAGAGTTTGAATCCAcccttaaaaatatcttttgtaCATTTTCATACAGTCAGAGaagtatttcatttaacatatgaAATAAGAATCCTTATTACATGCAAATTTTTCTTACCTAAAACTTTGCTGTAATATGCATCCCATTCtggaaatatataatataaattgaTTATATCACCCATTGTGTACAATAACCAATTCTTCAGCCTCTGTATAAAAGTCATGTTGTCTGTCAGTCTTGATGCAATGCCTGGAACATATGAAGAAGGCATCGGAAGCCCAGCACACAGTCTCTCAATGGTATTCCCAATGGAACAGCGTAAAGAGTATATAAATGGAATACCGAGGATCTCAGCCACCAACTCCCCACAAAAGTTTAAAGAGTCAGCCAAACAGATATCAAACTTAGCTGCCTGTAGTCTGCTGAGTAAATCCTTATTTGAGATAGCACTATCACATAGTCTTTTGGGTATTGCTAAAAGATTGTTCATCATTTCTCTAGATCTTATTAGCATGTCCCACCAGGAGAGTTTTGGTAGTTCAAAAGAAACTGTATAGATATTGGTATCGAGTTCTTCCCTGAGAGTTTCTTTAGTTACCGGAAGTTGGAAGATCTCCACATTAAAGGGAATCTTGGTATGATCAAGCAGGAGACTTGGTGAAGGTACCAGAACAGTTATCTCGTGCCCACGACGGTGGAGTTCTTCCAGAATCACTTTTATATTAATCCAATGACTAAAATCTGCAGGCCATACAAGTACTTTCCCAGTCCTTCCAGAGTCAAAGAAACCCAGATGCAGCAtgaaaaggacacagaagcctTTCACAGTCTTCATGATTAACTCTCGCTGAAACGAAATCTGAGTTTAAAACAAGTGCATGACTCACAATCCAAACACATTTCCTTGTCCCGCCTAACCAATTTATAGTAGGTTGGGCTGAACTTTGAAGTGTGTACTTTGTATTATGGATTAAAACAAAATGCAGGAAgtcctgtattgctataaactgcCCTCTTAACACtacctttgctgtgtcccataaattttgtgtggttgtactTTCATTTTCACTTATCTCAAGatagtttttaatttcaactttgatttcatcattgacccattgttttttttaaataacgtattgtttaatctccatgctttcttttttttctcctttgtttctctgttgttgatttctagttttaggGCATcttggtcagtaaagatgcttgagataatttctatcttcttaaaattgttgaggtttcttttgttctcaagtacatgatcaatcctagaaaatgttccacgtgcacctgaaaagattgtatatcctatttttggggggtgtaatgctctgaaaatatccatcaactctaatttttctattgcattatttaatttctctgttgccttatttattttctgtctggaagatctgtctagtgatgttaatgtggtgttaaaatctccaactatgattgtattccaatcaatatccccctttatctctgttagtaattgttttatgtacttaggtgctcctatagtgggtgcatatatattaacgagtgtaatatcctcatcttgtatcactcctttaatcattataaaatgtaaaatgtccttttttatatttctttatggcctttgttttaaagtctattttgtctgaaggaaattaaagaagactttaaaaaattggaaagatatcccatgttcttgcattggaagaatcaatattgttaaaatggtcacactgcccaaggccatctacagatttaatgcaatccctatccaattacccaggacatatttcacagaactagaacaaatcataataaaattcatatggaaccatcaaagacctagaattgccaaagcattactgaagagaaagaaagaggctgaaggaataactctccaagacttcagacaatactatagagctacagtcatcaagacagcatggtattggtacaaaaacagacgtatagaccaatggaacagaatagagagcccagaaatgaacccacaaacttttggtcaactaacctttgacaaaggaggcaagaatatacaatggaataaagacagtctctccaggaaatggtgttgggaaaactggacagcagcatgtaaaacagtgaagctagaacactcccttacaccatacacaaaaatcaactcaaaatggatcacagaattcaacataagacaagatacaataagcctcctagaggaaaatataggcaaaacattatctgacatacatctcaaaaatgttctcctagaacagtctactcaagcaatagaaataaaagcaagaagaaacaaatggacctaatgaaacttacaagcttctgcacagcaaaggaaaccataagtaaaacaaaaaacctatggaatgggaaaaaatttttgcaaatgaaatcaacaaaggcttgatctccagaattataagcagctcatatgacttaataagaaaaaaataaacagcccaatccaaaagtgggcagaagacctaaacaagcaattctccaaggaagacatacacatgatcaacaggcacatgaaaaaatgctcaatataactaattatcagagaaatgcaaatcaaaactgcaatgaggtatcacctcacaccagccagaatggccatcaatcaaaaatccacaaatgacaaatgctggagaggctatggagaaaagggaaccctccttcactgctggtgggaatgcagtttggtgcagccactgtggaaaacagtatggagattccttaaaagactaggaatagactgaccatatgacccaggaatcccactcctgggcatatatccagaaggaaccctacttcaggatgatacatgcaccccaatgttcatagcagcattatttacagtagccaagacatggaaacagcctaaatgtccatcaacagataactggataaagaagaggtggtatatttatacagtggaatactactcagccataaaaactgacaacataacaccatttgcagcaacatggatgctcctggagaatgtcattctaagtgaagtaagccagaaagagaaagaaaaataccatatgagactgctcatatgtggaatctaaaaaacaaacaaagaaacaaacaaagcataaatacaaaacagaaacagattcatagacatagaatacaaacttgtggttgccaaggggggtgggggagtgggaagggatttcaaaattgtagaatagataaacaagattatgctgtatagcacagggaaatatatacaagatcttatggtagctcacagagaaaaaaaatgtgacaatgaatatatatatgttcatgtataactgaaaaatttgctctacactggaatttgacacaacatggtaaaatgattataaatcaataaaatgttaaaaaaataaaatgaaattcaacTATTTTGATAGGGAGAAAAAAGGTTGAGAATGTCATACACtgagataggaaaaaaattactcagaataatcatttcaaaacttttttaggaggatataaaaataaagaaccgCACACCTATCATCAGTTAAGCTTCAAAAAAGTGTCatgaatatacaatagagaaaagacagactgtttagcaagtggtgctgggaaagctggactgCCGCATCGTGAGTGGACTTaagatgagttaaggccgtgggacccaaggccacgatctCGCAGTATGGCAGCTCCTTGCGCATTGTTTTGGTTGGGCCGCTAACCTCCTCAAATCCCACTTCAGCTCCCTTGGCTGACACTTGGCGCTGTGAGCAGGATTGGGTGAGTGCCCCTTCTGAACACCCTGCCCCTGATGGGGATTCTTAGATGGAAACTATGTGGTCCCCTACCTCTCTATGGTACCTGGTGGCAGCCTATTTGCTGACATGGGCTCAGCCTGAGGATTGGGACACAGAGGCGCCCCTCCAGATGAAGTACGGAGGGCGCTGGAATTGTTAGAAAATAATGTCCCACTAGCCCACTGAGAGGCAGCCAGGAGGGTGGCCTGGGTGTTCTTGTAGGTTTTGCAGTGCGCTAGCCAAGACAGGAGAGAATTGCAGGCACAAGTGGAGCAGTTACAGCGCAGGGAAGAGGAACTTGAGCAGAGACTCGGCACAACAGAAAGATGCCTGCATGGTCCTATCTCTGCTGCCTCCGAGAGTGGTAAAGCCTGTGCGTCTCCTGTCCCACCATCTCCAAGAGAGGTAAGCCTGGCCCCTACCCTTGTTCCACTGCATCTATGGCCCATGGTGAGGCAGCAGGTGGAACTGGAGGAGCCCATGGCTCAGGGGGGAGCTCCTGCAGGACCACAGCAAGTGACATGACAAACCACCTATAAGTCTTACACATCAACGGAATTGAGAGACCTGGCAAAGTAGTGCAAACAATGTACGGGTGAGTCAGTCCCCACATGGCTACTGTGCCTTTGGGATGATGGGGCTGACCAGACTGAGCTGTCTCCGAAGGAGATGGGCCAGCTGGCCAGCATAACAACCATCCCCTCATTGCGGCAACAGCTGCAAACTATTCCCCAGTCTAATGCTGATGCTGGCAACCATAACACTGATAAACTGGTTGGTGGCTGCTGCACGCACTGTGTGGGACAATTTGCCTGAACATGTGAGTAAATGGACTTAGCGCAAGTTGTCTGGGAAATGGGCATGTGCCAGATGATGTTTGCTTTGCATTTCCGTAGTCCAGATGATGAGCTCCTTACAGCTTGGATGAAAGATTTGATTTTGGCTAATGGCCCAGTGGGAACGTTTGGGACCATGGTGGCGCTACTAGCACCATATGTAGACCGCCCCATACATGAAGGCTGAGGCTAGTCTGTGGGACGTAGAGGTGCGCCGAAAGGGGATACATGTTGCCAAGACTCAAGGTGAGTCAAAGACCTCCTCTGGTGCAGTGACTCAGAAAGGGAaattcagaggaggaaaaaaggggAATGCTCCAATTTTGGGAGGGCCCCAAAAGCTAGATTGCCAGTAAGATATGGTGTGATTTACTGGCAGCTGGCTTGAACCATATAAAATTAGATGGCCAGCCTTAGGAGGTGCTAATGGCCTTATGGAAGAAATTATGGCCTGAGCAACAATATACTCCATTGCCAACCTCCCATCAGGCCCGAGAGGTGGCCTTTGCTGATTTCCTCCTAGGCTAGGAGGAAGGCTGAGGTGTTCGGGACATGGGACACCCTGACGACCAGAGGCCACATGTTGAACTGACTAGCCACTGAACCCCTGATGGGGAAGCAAGAGGTCCAAGTGCAGACAACATACCCTATTGCAGGATGGGTACAGACATGGGCAAAGCAACCCCAATTGGGAACTGCCCAGATCCCAACTCTGATGAAGTGGGGTGCTTATTTGGAACAGATAGCTCAGTATACCACTAGCCCCTTGGCTGCAGAGTTGCAGCAGGTGTTATGGCCTGTGAGATTTGCTGTGCCTGCTGTACAGATGCTCCCACAACAAGGGGTGGACCCTGTGCCCAGTCCCTTTTGTGAAGGGAAAGGGCCACCCTCAGGAACTGCTTGGTATACAGATGGATCTTGTAGGGGCAGTCCGCCCACTTGGGTTGCAGTAGCACTGTACCGTGCCACTGAAGCCTTCTGGTATGAGACAGGAGAAGGCCAATCCAGCCAATGGGCTGAATTACAGGCAGTATAGATGGTGTTGATGAATGAACCTAGCCCCTT
The nucleotide sequence above comes from Camelus dromedarius isolate mCamDro1 chromosome 1, mCamDro1.pat, whole genome shotgun sequence. Encoded proteins:
- the LOC105090960 gene encoding UDP-glucuronosyltransferase 2C1 isoform X2, encoding MKTVKGFCVLFMLHLGFFDSGRTGKVLVWPADFSHWINIKVILEELHRRGHEITVLVPSPSLLLDHTKIPFNVEIFQLPVTKETLREELDTNIYTVSFELPKLSWWDMLIRSREMMNNLLAIPKRLCDSAISNKDLLSRLQAAKFDICLADSLNFCGELVAEILGIPFIYSLRCSIGNTIERLCAGLPMPSSYVPGIASRLTDNMTFIQRLKNWLLYTMGDIINLYYIFPEWDAYYSKVLGKPTTLCETMRKAEMWLIRTYWDFEFPQPYLPNVEFVGGLHCKPAKPLPKVLWRYTGKKPDTLGANTQLYEWIPQNDLLGHPKTRAFITHSGTNGIYEAIYHGVPMVGIPLFGDQHDNIARVKVKGAAVEVDLHTMTSSDLLNALKEVINNPFYKENAMKLSRIHHDQPVKPLDRAVFWIEFVMRHKGAKHLRPALHNLSWYQHHSLDVIGFLLACVATIIFLVTKCCLFCCSRFGKTTKKKKRE